The nucleotide sequence GGCGTACACGAGCGGCAAACCCGTCGTGGTGCGGGAGTACGGCGACAAGGTGATCGAGCACCAGGGCGGACGCGGCGTCACGATGCCCGCGATGATCAAGGACCTCGACTCCACCGTCGCCGTCCCGCTGATCGCCGGCGAGGAGAAACTCGGCGTCCTCCTGGTGGCGAAGTTCCGCGACAAGACCCCGTTCTCCGCCTACGACGTCCAGCTCGCCGAGACCTTCGCCGGACACGCCGCGCTCGCGGTCGAGTTCGCCCGCGCGCAGCAGGACAGGCAGCGCCTCGCCGTGTTCGAAGACCGTGACCGGATCGCCCGGGACCTGCACGACCTGGTGATCCAGCGGCTGTTCGCGATCGGGCTCGGCCTGGAGGGGCTCAGCAGGCTCGCGGGCGAACCCGCCGTCGCCGACCGCGTGACCGGCTTCGCGCACGAGATCGACCGCACCATCCGCGAGATCCGCAACAGCATCTTTTCCCTGCAGGAACCGGCGGAGGCGCAGGGCAGCCTCCGGTCGGAGCTGCTGCGTGTCGCGCTGGACGCGGGCTGCGCGTCGGAGCCCCGGGTCGGCTTCGACGGGCCGCTCGATTCGGCCGTGCCGGACACGGTCCGCTCGGATCTCATCGCGACCCTGCGCGAAGCACTGTCCAATGTGGTCAGACATGCCGCGGCGACCGTGGTCTCGGTCGACGTCTCCGTGGACCGGGACGGCCGGTGGCTGAAACTTTCGGTGGTGGACGACGGTGTCGGCATGCCCGCCGAACCCGGCCATCGCAGCGGCGTGGCGAACCTGGCCGAACGCGCGGCCCGCTGGAACGGCTCGTTCGCCGTCGAAGCGGCGGCGGAAGGCGGGACGAAGCTCGACTGGTCGGTGGAGCTGCCGGCCCGACAGGGGAGTGTGCGATGACGATTTCGGTGTTCCTGCTGGACGATCACGAACTCGTCCGCACCGGGCTGAAGACGGTCTTCGAAGCCGAAGACGATCTCACGGTGGTCGGCGAAGCGTCCACGGCCGCCGAGGCGTACGTGCGGATCCCCGCGGTCAAACCGCAGGTCGCGGTGCTCGACGTCCGCTTGCCGGACGGCGAGGGGGTCAGCGTCTGCCGGGAGATCCGGGCGTCCGTCGATCCGCCGCCCGCCTGCCTGATGCTGACGTCCTATTCGGACGACGACGCTTTGTTCGGCGCGATCATGGCCGGCGCGGCCGGGTACATGCTCAAGCAGGTCTCCGGCGGCGCGCTCGTCAAGGCCGTCCGCACCGTCGCCGCGGGCGGATCGCTCCTGGACAGCACGCTGACGGCGTCGGTGATGAACCGGCTGCGCGGGGAGAGCGAACTGCCGGACCCGCGGTACGAACAGCTGAGCCCGCAGGAGCGGCGCGTGCTCGACCACATCGCCGACGGGCTGACCAACCGCCAGATCGCGGAAAAGCTGTACCTGGCGGAGAAGACGGTCAAGAACTACGTGTCGTCCCTGCTGCACAAGCTCGGTTTCGAACGCCGCACCGCCGCCGCCGTCTACGCCACGCAACGCCGCAAGCCCACCGTCTAGAAGAACGCGACCCCGCCGGCGAAATCGGGGTTCTCGCGCAGCACCCGGCGCAGTTCGTTGAGGGCCCGGTGCTGGGTGACGCGGACGGCGCCCGCGCTCGCCATGCCCAGCGCGCCGGCGGTCTCCTCGGCGCTGTACCCGTGGATCACCCGCAGCACCAGCACGTCGCGCTGTTTGGCCGAAAGGACGTCGAACAGCCGCGACAACCGGCGGCGGCGATCGGCCCTCTCGACCTCTTCGAACGTCGGGTTCCACGGTCCGTCCTGGTCGGGCTCCGGATCGGGCACCGGCGCGGACGGGTCGCGGGCGAGGTTGCGGCGGACGTCGGCGACCTTGTGCGCAGCGATTCCGAAGACGTACGGCAAGAAGCTGTTGTCCTGGTAGCTGTAGCGCGGCAAGGCGACCAGGACGGCCATCAGGACCTCCTGCGCGCAGTCCTCGGCGTTGGAGACGCCGCGTATCGTCCCGCCCAGCCTGCCCGCGCAGTAGCGGAAAACGATCGGCCGGAGGAGCGTCAGCAGGCTCCCGACGGCCGGCCGGTCACCGCTGATCGCCGCGCGGATCAGTTCGCCGTCCGGCTCTCCCGGGCGGGGCACGTAGGTCGGACGCACCGCTTCGGACACGGTCATCACGCCGGATCTGCCGTTCTCGGCGCGCCCCTGTGCGTTCCCATCGTCCCCACCTCCCGCAAGCCCCCAGGCCTGTTTGGCCCCTTCGACGTTACGGAGCGCGTCCGCGCGTCACACCGGTAAAGCAGCCCGGAGTAGTCGGGTCTTTCGGCCCTGGTGTCCCCGGGGTATGGACTTTCGCCAGATTGGTCTAGACAATTAGCCCAGCGCGGCGGCAGGCCGCCCTTCCACGGAGGAATCGCGATGAGGCGTTCCAGATCCTTGTCATTTCTGGCCGTTTTGGTGCTCGTCTTCACCGGCCTGGTCACGGGTGGTGGCACCGCGAGCGCGGCCAACCTGCTCCTCAATCCCGGTTTCGAGGCGGGTTCGACGTCCGGCTGGTCCTGCGCGGCGGGCGCGGCCGTGACCACACCGGTCCGTTCGGGCGGGTACGCCGTTTCGGTCACGCCCGGCTCGACGATCGGGAAATGCGCACAGACGGTATCCGTCCAGCCGAACACGACCTACGCGGTGTCCGCCTGGGTGAACGGGAACCCGGTGTACCTCGGGGTCACCGGCGGGCCGTCGACCTGGACCGCGGCGACCTCCTACACGCGGCTGTCACTTTCGTTCACGACGTCGGCCACGCAGACGACGGCGGAGGTGTACGTCCACGGCTGGTACGGGTCGGGCACCTTCTACGCGGACGACATCAGTCTCGACGGGCCCGGCGGTGGCACCCCCGGCGCGCCGCCCGCACCGGGGAATCCGGCCGTGGGCACGGTGACGAACTCGTCGATCGCGCTCTCGTGGGGCGCCTCGGCGGGGACGGTGACCGGCTATCGCGTGTACGAGGCAGGCAAGGTGGTCGCGACGGTGACCGGGACTTCGGCGACGATCTCGGGGCTGACGGCCTGTTCGTCACACACCTATTCGGTGGCCGCGTACAACAGCACAGGCGAATCGCCGAAGACCACCGAGGTCGGCGCTACGACTTCCGGCTGCGTCGACTCCGGCCTGCCGAAGCACGCGCTGATCGGCTACCTGCACGCGAGTTTCGCCAACGGCTCCGGCTACACACGGATGGCCGACGTCCCGGCTGCGTGGGACATCGTCAACCTGGCCTTCGGTGAACCGACCTCGGTGACCTCCGGTGACATCCGCTTCACGCGGTGCCCGGTCGCGGAATGCCCGACCGTGGAAAGCGACGCGGACTTCATCGCCGCGATCCGCGCGAAACAGGCTCAGGGCAAGAAGGTCCTGATCTCCATCGGTGGCCAGAACGGCCAGGTCCAGCTGACCACGACCGCGGCTCGGGACGCTTTCGTGAGTTCGGTGTCCGCGATCATCGACCGGTACGGGTTGAACGGGCTCGACATCGATTTCGAGGGACACTCGCTGTACCTCAACTCCGGTGACAACGACTTCCGCAATCCGACCACGCCGGTGATCGTCAACCTCATCTCGGCACTGAAGACGCTGAAAGCCCGCTACGGTGCGGGATTCGTCCTGACGATGGCGCCGGAGACGTTCTTCGTGCAGACCGGATACCAGTACTACGGCGGCCTCGGCGGCGCCGACAACCGGACGGGCTCGTACCTCCCGGTGATCCACGCGATGCGGGACGCGCTGACCGTGCTGCACGTCCAGGACTACAACTCCGGGCCGGTGATGGGGCTGGACAACCAGTACCACTTCATGGGCGGCGCGGACTTCCACATCGCGATGACCGACATGATCAAGGCGGGTTTCACGGTGTCCTCGACCGGCTTCCGGTTCCCGGGGCTGCGTGAGGACCAGATCGCGTTCGGCCTGCCCGCGGCGGTGAGCGCGGGCAACGGGCACACCGCGCCGGCGGCGGTGCATGCGGCGCTGAACTGCCTGGTGAAGAACTCCGGATGCGGGTCGTATTCCTTGCGTGGCGGTGCCTCACCGGCGTTGCGCGGGCTGATGACGTGGTCGATCAACTGGGACCGGTACTACGGATGGGAGTTCCAGAACGCGCACGAGCCGTTCTTGAACGCTCTGCCCTGAGCGCTCCCGGCTTTCGCGAGCGTACGGACCGGCTCTGAGACTCCGGTGACCATTGTGGTCATCCGCAAGTACGTGAAGGCCCCCTTCACTGCGCTAGACGCAATGAAGGGGGCCTTCACGTACTTGACGGGCGCTCTGGAGGAACTACCCATCCGTCACCACAGGATCGCGGCGTCGTGAAGGCCTCCTTCCCTGCCCTCAAAGTAGGCAAGGAGGCCTTCACGGACCGGGGCTGAGGACTCCGGTGACCATTGTGGTCACTGTGGCGTTCCGCAAGTACGTGAAGGCCCCCTTCACTGCGCTAGACGCAATGAAGGAGGCCTTCACGTACTTGCCGCGACCTCCCGCGATCAGTCCTCTGGTCGCGAGAGAAAGGAGCGGGCCCGCACCGTGCAGCATCGGTGCGGGCCCGCGGTTCGAAGGGGACGTCAGAAGGCCGCGGTGATCCGCGTGAAGTCCCAGTCGTTCTGTGCGATACCACTGCAGTTCTCGGCGACCCCGCCGTTCGGGCAGCCCCGGTCACGGTTGGCCGACCAGAACGCGAGTCTGGCGATCTTGTTGGTCTTGGACCAGTCGGTGATCCGCGTCCAGGTGTCGAGACTCGTCAGTTCCCGCTGATCCGAAAGGCCGTTCATCCCGCTGATGCCCAGGTGGCCGTACGCCGTGGCGTCGTTCCACCCGAAGGTCGACTTCAGCTTGTCCCGCAGGCCGTTCGCCGCCCGGATGGTGTTGCCGTACATGTCCGCGCCACCACCGAAATCGAACGGCATGATCGTGTAGACGTCGATCCCGGCGTTCAGTGCCTTCGACTGGTCGATGAGCCGGTTGCCCCAGGAGTTCGGGCCGCTGGTCGTCGTGCCGAAGGTCAGGATGGTCTGGATACCGGGGTTGTTCGCCTTCACGATCTTCAGCGCGTTCAGGACGCGGTCCTGAACGACCGCGTTCTCGAACTCGTCGGTGTTCTCGATGTCGATGTCGATCGCCTTGAGACCGTAGGCGTCGATCACCTTCTGGTAGGCCCCGGCGAGCGCCTCCGGCGTCGAGCAGTTCGGGCCGAGCTTGTTGCCGCTCCACCCGCCGAAGGACGGCACGATCTGCCCGCCCGCGGCCTTGATCTGCGCGATCGCGTTCGCGTCGACCCCGCCCTGCAGCGGACGGCTGCCGTCCCAGGCGGGATTGCACCCACCGGACGACAGGATGAACGCCATCGTGAACCATTTGATCCCGGTCGCGTTCATCACCGTCTGCGGATTCGGCGGGCTGCCCCAGCCCATGTACAGATACGGCGCGCCACGGCCGCCGGGCGGCG is from Amycolatopsis lurida and encodes:
- a CDS encoding GAF domain-containing protein; the encoded protein is MTPVRRVSAASDAKAPRILDAVAGIAHDLSLSDVLRRMVESACELTGAPYGALSVLDSGEFIRFGDAWERPPSEDESRVMPIRMRGRIFGMLYLARKPDGAEFTEAEDDLLVALTAAAGVVIENAALFEQVQRRERWLEASYHVTGALLTDQDLTATLRLIAERARVVAGGSAGAVARPRGDGMLVFEIVEPPGPDADRIAGVTVPTEGTATGLAYTSGKPVVVREYGDKVIEHQGGRGVTMPAMIKDLDSTVAVPLIAGEEKLGVLLVAKFRDKTPFSAYDVQLAETFAGHAALAVEFARAQQDRQRLAVFEDRDRIARDLHDLVIQRLFAIGLGLEGLSRLAGEPAVADRVTGFAHEIDRTIREIRNSIFSLQEPAEAQGSLRSELLRVALDAGCASEPRVGFDGPLDSAVPDTVRSDLIATLREALSNVVRHAAATVVSVDVSVDRDGRWLKLSVVDDGVGMPAEPGHRSGVANLAERAARWNGSFAVEAAAEGGTKLDWSVELPARQGSVR
- a CDS encoding response regulator, translated to MTISVFLLDDHELVRTGLKTVFEAEDDLTVVGEASTAAEAYVRIPAVKPQVAVLDVRLPDGEGVSVCREIRASVDPPPACLMLTSYSDDDALFGAIMAGAAGYMLKQVSGGALVKAVRTVAAGGSLLDSTLTASVMNRLRGESELPDPRYEQLSPQERRVLDHIADGLTNRQIAEKLYLAEKTVKNYVSSLLHKLGFERRTAAAVYATQRRKPTV
- a CDS encoding sigma-70 family RNA polymerase sigma factor; this encodes MTVSEAVRPTYVPRPGEPDGELIRAAISGDRPAVGSLLTLLRPIVFRYCAGRLGGTIRGVSNAEDCAQEVLMAVLVALPRYSYQDNSFLPYVFGIAAHKVADVRRNLARDPSAPVPDPEPDQDGPWNPTFEEVERADRRRRLSRLFDVLSAKQRDVLVLRVIHGYSAEETAGALGMASAGAVRVTQHRALNELRRVLRENPDFAGGVAFF
- a CDS encoding chitinase, coding for MRRSRSLSFLAVLVLVFTGLVTGGGTASAANLLLNPGFEAGSTSGWSCAAGAAVTTPVRSGGYAVSVTPGSTIGKCAQTVSVQPNTTYAVSAWVNGNPVYLGVTGGPSTWTAATSYTRLSLSFTTSATQTTAEVYVHGWYGSGTFYADDISLDGPGGGTPGAPPAPGNPAVGTVTNSSIALSWGASAGTVTGYRVYEAGKVVATVTGTSATISGLTACSSHTYSVAAYNSTGESPKTTEVGATTSGCVDSGLPKHALIGYLHASFANGSGYTRMADVPAAWDIVNLAFGEPTSVTSGDIRFTRCPVAECPTVESDADFIAAIRAKQAQGKKVLISIGGQNGQVQLTTTAARDAFVSSVSAIIDRYGLNGLDIDFEGHSLYLNSGDNDFRNPTTPVIVNLISALKTLKARYGAGFVLTMAPETFFVQTGYQYYGGLGGADNRTGSYLPVIHAMRDALTVLHVQDYNSGPVMGLDNQYHFMGGADFHIAMTDMIKAGFTVSSTGFRFPGLREDQIAFGLPAAVSAGNGHTAPAAVHAALNCLVKNSGCGSYSLRGGASPALRGLMTWSINWDRYYGWEFQNAHEPFLNALP
- a CDS encoding cellulose binding domain-containing protein encodes the protein MGKRTWIQAVGLAAAAATAGAVLVIAPASAAGGVGAAFSKGSDWGSGWEGKYTISNNSGSSLPTWTVEFDLPAGHSIASLWDGSYSVSGQHVTVKNTWNGNLSNGGSTSFGFNVKYSGGYVAPANCKINGGSCDPGGGGPTTTPTTPTSTTTTSPTTTTSTPPPPGGRGAPYLYMGWGSPPNPQTVMNATGIKWFTMAFILSSGGCNPAWDGSRPLQGGVDANAIAQIKAAGGQIVPSFGGWSGNKLGPNCSTPEALAGAYQKVIDAYGLKAIDIDIENTDEFENAVVQDRVLNALKIVKANNPGIQTILTFGTTTSGPNSWGNRLIDQSKALNAGIDVYTIMPFDFGGGADMYGNTIRAANGLRDKLKSTFGWNDATAYGHLGISGMNGLSDQRELTSLDTWTRITDWSKTNKIARLAFWSANRDRGCPNGGVAENCSGIAQNDWDFTRITAAF